A window of the Cystobacter fuscus genome harbors these coding sequences:
- the yajC gene encoding preprotein translocase subunit YajC, translated as MADSIPILAQAAGGPSGMMNIVFIIGLFAIMYFVMIRPQQKQLKKHQELISSLKKGDEVVTQGGLIGRIQNVMDREVTLEVASGTRIRVLKTSVAGRYAAGEAAGATKAEDKKEEK; from the coding sequence GTGGCAGACAGCATTCCAATCCTGGCGCAGGCGGCGGGCGGTCCCAGCGGGATGATGAACATCGTCTTCATCATCGGGCTGTTCGCCATCATGTACTTCGTGATGATCCGCCCGCAGCAGAAGCAGCTCAAGAAGCACCAGGAGCTCATCTCCAGCCTGAAGAAGGGCGATGAGGTCGTCACCCAGGGTGGCCTCATCGGGCGCATCCAGAACGTGATGGATCGCGAGGTGACGCTCGAGGTGGCCAGCGGAACGCGCATCCGCGTGCTCAAGACGTCGGTGGCCGGACGCTATGCGGCGGGTGAGGCGGCCGGGGCGACCAAGGCCGAGGACAAGAAGGAGGAGAAGTGA
- the tgt gene encoding tRNA guanosine(34) transglycosylase Tgt: MAEPRKEKGDTRVAPSLVRYELLHEDASGTRARRGRLHTPHGPVETPIFMPVGTVGSVKGVGPDDLLTLDAQIILGNTYHLMLRPGDDLVGHMGGLHRFISWDRPMLTDSGGFQVFSLSEKRKITEEGAAFQSHLDGRHLMLSPERSIEIQETLGADIIMAFDECPPSTESRAYLEKSLARTTRWLHRCVKAWSRERSSLFGIVQGGLDQELRKRHTEEVCAVDLPGYALGGYAVGETPEAMYEGVAYSAPLLPRDKPRYLMGVGTPVDLVTCVEHGVDMFDCVLPTRCARNGLLFTSEGKLVIRNATWARDERPADPACSCYTCRNFSRAYLRHLFVAGEILAMRLNSLHNLHYFLTLMKQVREAIAQDRYAQFARDFRERARAQETERTRTK; the protein is encoded by the coding sequence ATGGCAGAGCCGCGCAAGGAGAAGGGGGACACCCGGGTCGCACCGAGCCTGGTGCGCTACGAGCTGTTGCACGAGGACGCCTCGGGCACGCGCGCGCGCCGGGGACGGCTGCACACACCGCACGGCCCCGTGGAGACGCCCATCTTCATGCCCGTGGGCACCGTGGGCAGCGTCAAGGGCGTGGGGCCGGATGATCTGCTCACGCTCGACGCGCAGATCATCCTCGGCAACACCTATCACCTGATGCTCCGGCCGGGAGACGACCTGGTGGGGCACATGGGCGGCCTGCACCGCTTCATCTCCTGGGACAGGCCCATGCTCACCGACAGCGGGGGCTTCCAGGTGTTCAGCCTCTCGGAGAAGCGGAAGATCACCGAGGAGGGCGCGGCCTTCCAGTCCCACCTGGACGGGCGCCACCTGATGCTCTCGCCCGAGCGCTCCATCGAGATCCAGGAGACGCTCGGCGCGGACATCATCATGGCGTTCGACGAGTGCCCGCCGTCCACCGAGAGCCGGGCCTACCTGGAGAAGTCCCTGGCGCGCACCACGCGCTGGCTGCACCGGTGCGTGAAGGCCTGGAGCCGCGAGCGCTCCTCGCTCTTCGGCATCGTCCAGGGCGGGTTGGATCAGGAGTTGCGCAAGCGGCACACCGAGGAGGTGTGCGCGGTGGACCTGCCCGGCTACGCGCTCGGTGGCTACGCGGTGGGCGAGACACCGGAGGCCATGTACGAGGGGGTGGCGTATTCCGCGCCCCTGTTGCCCCGGGACAAGCCGCGCTACCTCATGGGGGTGGGCACGCCCGTGGACCTGGTCACCTGCGTGGAGCACGGGGTGGACATGTTCGACTGCGTGCTGCCCACGCGCTGCGCGCGCAACGGCCTGCTCTTCACCTCCGAGGGCAAGCTCGTCATCCGCAACGCCACCTGGGCGAGGGACGAGCGGCCGGCGGACCCGGCGTGCTCCTGCTACACCTGCCGCAACTTCAGCCGGGCCTACCTGCGCCACCTCTTCGTGGCGGGGGAGATCCTGGCCATGCGGCTCAACAGCCTGCACAACCTGCACTACTTCCTCACCCTCATGAAGCAGGTGCGCGAGGCCATCGCCCAGGACCGCTATGCCCAGTTCGCCCGCGACTTCCGGGAGCGGGCCCGGGCCCAGGAGACCGAGCGGACGCGGACGAAATAG
- the queA gene encoding tRNA preQ1(34) S-adenosylmethionine ribosyltransferase-isomerase QueA, producing the protein MSSQLSDYDFALPEAQIAQAPLATRDASRLMVVSRATGAWSHRHFAELPELLREGDLLVVNDARVIPARLLGSKVGTGGRVELLVVRPAAATLTSQALGGAPEALEWICLGQASKGLKPGARVSFAGGLEAEVLEALGGGEYRVRFHAAPGTSLARLLDTAGRLPLPPYITRPPEDADAERYQTVYARASGAVAAPTAGLHFTQATFEALAARGIQRVEVTLDVGPGTFLPVREENLEKHHMHPERYTVPEATARAVNAAKAEGRRVVAVGTTVVRTLESAWEPESGGLRAGPGETSIFIRPGFTFRAVDVLVTNFHLPRSTLVVLVSALLGRERTLAAYREAVAAGYRFFSYGDAMLVTE; encoded by the coding sequence GGCCACCCGGGATGCCTCGCGCCTCATGGTGGTGAGCCGCGCCACGGGCGCCTGGAGCCACCGCCACTTCGCCGAGCTGCCCGAGCTGCTGCGCGAGGGCGATCTGCTCGTGGTCAACGACGCCCGGGTCATCCCCGCCCGGCTGCTGGGCTCCAAGGTGGGCACGGGCGGCCGGGTCGAGCTGCTCGTGGTGCGCCCCGCCGCCGCCACGCTCACCTCCCAGGCGCTCGGCGGAGCCCCCGAGGCGCTCGAGTGGATCTGCCTCGGCCAGGCCTCCAAGGGCCTCAAGCCCGGGGCGCGCGTGTCCTTCGCCGGTGGCCTGGAGGCCGAGGTGCTGGAGGCGCTCGGGGGAGGGGAGTACCGGGTGCGCTTCCACGCGGCGCCGGGCACGTCGCTCGCGCGGCTGCTGGACACGGCGGGCCGCCTGCCCCTGCCGCCCTACATCACCCGGCCTCCCGAGGACGCGGACGCCGAGCGCTACCAGACGGTGTACGCGCGGGCCTCGGGCGCGGTGGCCGCGCCCACCGCGGGGCTGCACTTCACACAGGCCACCTTCGAGGCGCTCGCCGCCCGGGGCATCCAACGCGTGGAGGTGACGCTGGACGTGGGGCCCGGCACCTTCCTGCCCGTGCGCGAGGAGAACCTGGAGAAGCACCACATGCACCCGGAGCGCTACACCGTCCCCGAGGCCACCGCCCGGGCGGTGAACGCCGCCAAGGCCGAGGGCCGCCGGGTGGTGGCGGTGGGAACCACGGTGGTGCGCACGCTGGAGTCGGCGTGGGAGCCCGAGTCCGGGGGGCTGCGCGCGGGCCCGGGCGAGACGTCCATCTTCATCCGCCCCGGCTTCACCTTCCGCGCGGTGGACGTGCTCGTCACCAACTTCCACCTGCCGCGCTCCACGTTGGTGGTGCTGGTGAGCGCGCTGCTCGGGCGCGAGCGCACCCTGGCGGCCTACCGGGAGGCGGTCGCCGCCGGCTACCGGTTCTTCTCGTACGGCGACGCGATGTTGGTGACGGAGTAG